One Fimbriimonadia bacterium genomic window, GAAGTGGTACGGCAGGGCATACGGCATTCGCTCGGTATCGCTGCGTTATTTCAATGCCGCGGGCGCAGATCCGGACGGCGAGCTTGGGGAGGACCACGACCCGGAGCAGCATCTCATTCCCGTTGTGCTGCAGACCGCGCTGGGCAAGCGCGACAGGGTGCGAGTTTTCGGCACCGATTGGGACACTCCGGATGGCACCTGCATCCGTGACTACATTCATGTCACCGATCTGGCCGATGCTCACTTGAAGGCACTAAATGCTCTGCGGGACGGTGCCGAGGTGTTAGCATACAACCTCGGCAACCAGGAGGGCTTCAGTGTCACCGAGGTGATTCAGGCATGTGAGCGCGTGGTAGGCAAGTCGATTCCCTGCGAAGCCGCCCCGAGGAGACCAGGGGATCCTGCGCGACTCGTGGCATCGTCCGAGCGGATCAAGAAGGAGCTCGGCTGGCGCCCGAGGTACCCCTCCTTGGAAACCATCATTCTGCACGCATGGAACTGGATGAAGGCGCATCCCAACGGTTACGGGTCATAG contains:
- the galE gene encoding UDP-glucose 4-epimerase GalE, with amino-acid sequence MILVIGGAGYIGSHMVKFLRQNGEKPLVLDNLELGHRAAVQDAELVSGDIRDRELLRGIFRHNDIECVMHFAAYASVGDSVADPSKYYDNNVNGCHILLEAMREAGVSRIIFSSSAATYGEPQSIPIPEDHPQLPTNPYGETKLVMERMLKWYGRAYGIRSVSLRYFNAAGADPDGELGEDHDPEQHLIPVVLQTALGKRDRVRVFGTDWDTPDGTCIRDYIHVTDLADAHLKALNALRDGAEVLAYNLGNQEGFSVTEVIQACERVVGKSIPCEAAPRRPGDPARLVASSERIKKELGWRPRYPSLETIILHAWNWMKAHPNGYGS